The following proteins come from a genomic window of Rutidosis leptorrhynchoides isolate AG116_Rl617_1_P2 chromosome 10, CSIRO_AGI_Rlap_v1, whole genome shotgun sequence:
- the LOC139870769 gene encoding protein FAR1-RELATED SEQUENCE 5-like, translating to MIGSEKNVHGTVTDFRNWKRDLNVFINASDSHILVNKMEEWKKYVPGFSFEYKLEKSQLHSIFWADEVAKCNYKELSDIISFDGTYRTNMYNMKSVPFTGIDNHRRCVTIIAGLIRDETAESYTWLLTCFIKTFRKEPNMIVTDQDKSMAIAIKEVFKTAKHRLACGTLCERCHQRSTWIPAYFIDTEMFGLMRTTSRSESENAFFKLYKISSKSRSKQEPLDAQTIKKNPKLLTQLKIEKHALKVYTHAIFAIIQKEIYKALYSCLLDKMDKEEETEIYVVKEEKEKAKEGSNEEKQFFHYKVLHNSKDRSMVCTCRHYLRYGLLCR from the exons ATGATAGGGTCTGAGAAAAATGTGCATGGGACTGTAACAGATTTCAGAAACTGGAAACGAGATTTGAATGTTTTTATTAATGCAAGTGATTCTCATATCCTCGTTAACAAAATGGAAGAATGGAAGAAATATGTTCCTGGTTTTTCATTTGAGTACAAGCTTGAAAAAAGTCAACTACATTCCATTTTCTGGGCCGATGAAGTTGCAAAATGCAACTACAAGGAGCTTAGTGACATAATCTCATTTGATGGAACGTACAGAACGAACAT GTACAACATGAAGTCTGTACCATTTACTGGCATAGATAACCACCGTAGGTGTGTCACTATTATTGCGGGATTGATCAGGGATGAAACAGCCGAGAGTTACACATGGCTTCTTACATGTTTCATAAAGACATTCAGGAAAGAGCCAAACATGATAGTGACAGATCAGGACAAATCAATGGCGATTGCGATAAAAGAGGTTTTTAAGACAGCAAAACATAGACTAGCATGTGGCACATTATGCGAAAGGTGCCATCAAAG ATCAACTTGGATACCAGCATATTTTATCGACACTGAAATGTTTGGTTTGATGCGAACTACTTCAAGATCAGAGAGTGAGAATGCTTTTTTCAAACTTTACAAGATCAGCAGCAAATCT aggtcaaaGCAAGAACCTTTGGATGCACAGACAATCAAGAAAAATCCAAAATTATTAACACAGCTGAAAATTGAAAAGCATGCATTAAAGGTTTACACACATGCTATTTTTGCAATCATTCAAAAAGAGATTTATAAAGCATTGTATAGCTGTTTATTGGATAAAATGGACAAGGAGGAAGAAACGGAAATCTATGTTGTTAAAGAGGAAAAAGAGAAGGCAAAAGAGGGTTCGAATGAAGAAAAACAGTTCTTCCATTACAAG gTACTTCATAACAGCAAAGACAGATCAATGGTATGTACATGTAGACACTATCTACGATATGGTCTTCTGTgtaggtga